AATGTTTTTAACAAAAAGAAAGATTATGCTTATACTTCATTATGCATCCTGTACATATATAATGGTATAGATAATTCCATTGCGTGTGAATGAACGGCGCATTGAGAATGGCGCCAGAACAAAACCATGGAAGCAAACTCCTTTTGCTTATATCACAAATTTTGTGCCATGGTGCAAAAAGAGAGCAAGTGCATGTGTATGTTCAGATATGATGAAACCAAATAAGGTTGCAACTAACATGTTATATTGACTTTCAGTTATGAACCTTATGACTCTGATGCTCTCAAGTTTGGCAACTGTTTGTACTAAGGGCCTGTTCGGCAATGCTCCGGCTCTCAACTTCCATTAACTCCGCAGTGAAGTTCAGGCGAACGAGCAAATTCCTTGGAGCTCAAATCAAGAAGCTTGCTATTCTGTTAGTGCAAATTTGAAGGAGTTGGGGAAGCTGCCTTTTCCTGGCTCTGTGAAAACGAAGAAGCTGGAGTTGAGCGTTATTATGATTTGCTGCCATCGCCAAGTGAGCTACGCGTACCGATTCACTTTGTCTCTCCCCCAACAGCTCATATCTCCTCTCCGTAGCCTCTACATCACGGTCGTTGTACATTTTTTAATTAGAAGAAAGGTGCCATTGTATGCCTACTGAGCTGGGCTTTGCTCCCTTCCCTCCCAAACGGGCTTCAGCCCATCTAAATGGGTTGTCAACCCATGCCAGCGATGAGAAGCATGAGGTGCGCAGCCGAACGTTTTCCCATCACTGTGAGAAACTAGAAAACCGAAGTGAGGAGTAGAAGTTGAGGAGTTTGGGAAGCTAGGCTGTTGCCGAACATGCCCTAAAGATAGGTTAAGTGTCTGAAGCTATACTGGAAGATGTAATTATTTCTCTCAGTTCGTAGTGCTTGACTAGATGGCGTCTTCGTACGTATAGCTTGAATAGATATAACCATGGACGTTTAATTATAATATGCAACGCTAGATATATTTCTTTGTCTTGTCCTCGCTTAATTTGTTGGTCCAGTGTAGATTAGTAGTATTCTACCACATGGAAATATATGCACGTCTATTATTATTATGTTCTTGTGACAATCACAGAACCTTTACTGGAATGCATCATTTATGTGAACATTATAATGCTTATTTGTAATGATGATCTAATTCCGCATGATGATCACAAAAAGGTAGCAGCTGGCATCATAGCCATTTATGTTGCTTCNNNNNNNNNNNNNNNNNNNNNNNNNNNNNNNNNNNNNNNNNNNNNNNNNNNNNNNNNNNNNNNNNNNNNNNNNNNNNNNNNNNNNNNNNNNNNNNNNNNNNNNNNNNNNNNNNNNNNNNNNNNNNNNNNNNNNNNNNNNNNNNNNNNNNNNNNNNNNNNNNNNNNNNNNNNNNNNNNNNNNNNNGACAAATCCTACGTTCGAACCATCTCGATGTTCTTCGCCAGCATCGTCACATCGAGCCTATGTATATACTATTGGATCTTGAAGCCTGAAGTCATTTTTTGTTCCCATGATTATTTAGCAAATGCAGAAAATATTGTCGATTATATTATATGTATATTGTTGGGTAGTAGTTTTTCCCACTAGAACTGAATATTAGGAAGGATATATCTTGTGGCTGGTCAGATTTAGAATCATGTCGTAATTTCTTAAGGGCCTAatgattgttgttgttttttcctttcaaaaattaaaactcctTGGTGATTATCGTAACTATCATAATTGTACTAGCAAGATTATCAGAATAACTAAGCAACTATTTTAGACTCACTTTCTATGCCAAGCTGGAAAATTGATATGCCTTATGATTATATATGCAACCAGTATTTTTTTGAAATGCCAGTGGCAACACATTCGTTACATGTTTTAAGACCTTCTGCGTGAAATTTTCATACTAACTACATATATTGTTTGTGTAGGATGGGTATGAGTTGAGGAAGCggtttttattatacttgctaaaaCATTGTGAGAATGAAGCTAAAGGCAACTTTCTTGATATTTATGAaagaatttcttaagcgcatcatCTAGATATTGATAGTTTTATAATAGGTGTTTAGTTGGAACATCGCTCAGTTTGTTACATGAACATGTCGTTAATCTTTCTTTTTGTTATCAATTTACATTGCAAAAATGAACTTTAATTATTCAATAATTGTGTTTGTGTTATATTGTTTGTACatgtgaaatttatcatgcaactcttgcatactatttcaagagcccgtggcaacgcacgggcactctactagtgACAACGGTTAGTGACTTGGACACACGCTGAagtgataattttttttgaaaaacgaATCTATGTTGAAACTCCTAAGTTGTGACAAGTGTCGCGCATGTAATTCATCACTTGTCACCATCGAAGAAGGTAGGAGTGACCTTTGCAAAGGGCACTCCATAACTAACTACTGATTTCGAAACTCCCACGGGCAGTGGCGCGGCTATGTCCCGCCAACCGTGAGGCAGTAGCTTGCTTCGCCTGAAGGCAGCCGATTCATGGGCTGGCCCAGTATAGCATTGACGTCACGCCCAATTTTTCCTTTTGTTTATCTGCtagttctatttttatttttatttttattctcattttccatttttttttcttttttttaagtttttTTAGGCAATCTCACGAAGCTTTTAATTTTTTAAGTGTTTATTCTTTTGTTTTTGAGGGGATGAGGGGATTCTAAGTTTTTTTTGGTAACTCTGAGGTGATTCTAAGTTTTTTTTTGTTTGAGAACTCTGAGGGGATTCTGAGTGTTGTTCATTCGAACCGTACTCCTCGAGCCCATCTATTATCCGAGCGAAGCCCACAGTGCCACGCTATACAAGCCAAGTGCCCCCATAGGGTTTTCCAGCGGCGGAACAAACCCTAACGCATCCTGTGGATCACACCTTCTCGTCTCCCACCTCTCCGCCGGCGGCCAACTCCAACCATGGCGGacacgaaggccagcgcggcggtcaCCCTCCGCACCCGCAAGTTCAtgaccaaccgcctcctctcccggAAGCAATTCGTACGCACCCTGCCCTCGTCACCGGGGCTCCCAGGATCCATCGCATCTCTCAAATCACTAACTCTTTCCGGCGCTCCACCTTTCACTTTCAGGTGCTTGAGGTGATCCACCCCGGCAAGGCCAACGTCCCCAAGGCGAGACATCGATCACACAAAATGGAGGCTGTTCAGGTGGCGATCTAGCGATCTCATCGTCTGGGTTTCTCTGTGCAGGCGGAGCTCAAGGATAAGCTGGCCAAGATGTACGACGTGAAGGACGCCAACTGCATCTTTGTGTTCAAGTTCCGCACGCATTTCGGGGGCGGCAAGTCCACTGGATTCGGTCTCATCTACGACAACCTCGAAGCAGCCAAGAAGTTCGAGCCCAACTACCGCCTGATCAGGGTATGTTGCCATTGCGCTGATTTAGTTATGGAATCAGATGCTTTTTTATCAGGCTCGATCGTTCTTTGCCACGTGTAGTCCAGCCCTAATCATCATTAGTATCGCTATCACAATGTGTAGCAATGCATGCTAATCTG
The Triticum dicoccoides isolate Atlit2015 ecotype Zavitan chromosome 3A, WEW_v2.0, whole genome shotgun sequence genome window above contains:
- the LOC119271985 gene encoding 40S ribosomal protein S24-1-like yields the protein MADTKASAAVTLRTRKFMTNRLLSRKQFVLEVIHPGKANVPKAELKDKLAKMYDVKDANCIFVFKFRTHFGGGKSTGFGLIYDNLEAAKKFEPNYRLIRNGLATKVEKSRKQIKERKNRSKKIRGVKKTKADAGKKKK